The Caulifigura coniformis genome includes a region encoding these proteins:
- a CDS encoding glycosyltransferase, with the protein MDVLVLIPLYNDWGSAAALLPALDASLARGGLSGEVAFIDDGSAMPRPAGFGTGPFQAISACTVVSLRMNLGHQRALAVGLAWAEARRSAPFVAVMDGDGEDAPDDLVRLLESSRSRTEPTMVFAGRAKRSEGRTFRVGYKLYRLIFRVLVGMNVNFGNFSVLPRRDLVRLVASADLWNHYAAAVVRSRIPYEVVPSIRGTRLDGQSKMNLLSLVMHGLSAVAVFSDRVGVRMLTLTALLAAAGVGVLGLVIWIRLFTDLAIEGWATNAAGLLVIALLLLTGLFFGFSLMILKGRENGGFLPLRDYGYYIAGEEVVTG; encoded by the coding sequence ATGGACGTCCTGGTTCTCATCCCTCTCTACAATGACTGGGGCTCCGCGGCCGCGTTGCTCCCGGCTCTTGACGCATCGCTCGCCCGCGGTGGCTTGAGTGGCGAGGTGGCGTTCATCGACGACGGGTCGGCGATGCCGCGGCCAGCAGGTTTTGGCACCGGACCATTCCAGGCGATCTCTGCCTGTACTGTCGTTTCGCTCCGGATGAACCTGGGGCACCAGCGGGCGCTCGCTGTCGGACTGGCCTGGGCCGAGGCCCGCCGATCGGCTCCGTTCGTGGCCGTCATGGATGGTGACGGAGAAGACGCTCCGGATGATCTGGTCCGGCTCCTGGAGTCGAGTCGATCGCGCACTGAGCCGACCATGGTGTTCGCCGGACGTGCCAAACGCTCGGAGGGACGAACGTTCCGAGTGGGCTACAAGCTGTACCGGCTGATCTTCCGGGTGCTTGTGGGCATGAACGTGAACTTCGGGAACTTCAGCGTTCTGCCACGGCGAGACCTTGTTCGCCTCGTGGCCTCGGCGGACCTCTGGAACCACTACGCCGCCGCGGTCGTGCGCTCGCGAATTCCATACGAGGTGGTGCCGTCCATCCGGGGGACGCGCCTCGACGGCCAGTCGAAAATGAACCTGCTGTCGCTGGTGATGCACGGGCTGAGCGCGGTGGCGGTGTTCAGTGATCGCGTTGGCGTGCGCATGTTGACCCTGACGGCGCTGCTGGCGGCGGCCGGAGTCGGTGTGCTGGGGCTTGTGATCTGGATCCGTCTGTTCACGGATCTGGCGATTGAGGGGTGGGCGACCAATGCGGCGGGCCTGCTGGTGATCGCGCTCCTGCTTCTGACCGGGCTGTTCTTCGGTTTCTCGCTGATGATTCTCAAAGGGCGCGAGAACGGCGGATTTCTTCCCCTGCGCGATTACGGCTACTACATCGCGGGGGAAGAGGTGGTGACGGGCTGA
- a CDS encoding GDP-mannose 4,6-dehydratase, producing the protein MPIALITGITGQDGSYLTELLLSKGYLVHGIVRRASRTERPRIDHLTLDGTIYGSRLFLHYADLQDATTLRRIMLKSAPDEVYHLAGQSHVGLSFEIPESTCEFTAMGTLRLLEILRDLPKVPRLLYVGSSEVFGNPVESPQSETTPFRPATPYGVAKAFAVDMVRVYRQAFGMFAVNALCYNHESPRRGESFVTRKITRAAARIKLGSKETLKLGNIESVRDWGFAGDYVDAMWRMLQQETPEDFIIATGRLSSVRQVLEYAFNAVGLRWQDHVQTDAGQFRAADVQSLCGDASKARRILGWQPTVDLVKLVEMMVESDLAALQTHSDGRPEN; encoded by the coding sequence ATGCCGATCGCTCTCATTACAGGCATCACCGGTCAGGATGGCTCCTATCTGACGGAGCTGCTGCTTTCCAAAGGTTACCTGGTTCACGGCATCGTCCGTCGTGCCAGCCGCACGGAACGCCCGCGGATCGATCATCTGACGCTCGATGGCACGATATACGGGAGTCGGCTGTTCCTGCATTATGCGGATCTTCAGGATGCGACCACACTCCGCCGCATCATGCTGAAGTCGGCTCCCGACGAGGTCTATCACCTGGCGGGGCAGTCGCATGTGGGCCTCAGTTTCGAGATCCCGGAATCGACCTGTGAATTCACGGCGATGGGGACGCTGCGGCTCCTGGAGATCCTGCGTGATCTTCCGAAGGTGCCGCGGCTGCTGTATGTCGGAAGCAGTGAAGTCTTCGGCAACCCGGTCGAGTCGCCACAGTCGGAGACGACCCCCTTCCGGCCGGCGACTCCTTACGGGGTGGCCAAGGCGTTTGCCGTCGACATGGTGCGGGTTTATCGGCAGGCGTTCGGAATGTTCGCCGTGAATGCCCTCTGCTACAACCACGAATCGCCGCGACGCGGGGAATCGTTTGTGACCCGCAAGATCACCCGCGCGGCGGCCCGGATCAAGCTCGGGAGCAAGGAGACGCTGAAGCTCGGCAATATCGAATCGGTCCGCGACTGGGGCTTCGCGGGCGACTATGTCGATGCCATGTGGCGCATGCTTCAACAGGAGACTCCCGAAGATTTCATCATTGCCACCGGCCGGCTGTCGAGCGTGCGGCAGGTGCTGGAGTACGCGTTCAACGCGGTCGGCCTGCGGTGGCAGGATCACGTTCAGACCGATGCGGGACAGTTTCGCGCGGCGGATGTCCAGTCGCTGTGCGGAGACGCGTCGAAAGCCCGCCGGATATTGGGATGGCAGCCGACCGTCGATCTCGTCAAGCTCGTCGAAATGATGGTTGAAAGCGATCTGGCAGCGCTCCAGACGCACTCGGATGGTCGGCCGGAGAATTGA
- a CDS encoding ABC transporter ATP-binding protein produces MSLPIISVEKLSKAYRIGIREEGATTLAGAAVGALKSPFKNFRRLRRLNTFGEASDEADTHWALRDVSFEVAEGEVVGIIGRNGAGKSTLLKLLSRITEPTSGRAVLRGRVSSLLEVGTGFHPELTGRENVYLNGTILGMTKREVERKFDEIVEFSGIEKFLDTPIKRYSSGMTVRLAFAVAAHLESEILIIDEVLAVGDVAFQRKCMGKVQEIGKSGRSILLVSHNMASVQSLATSCLVLNKGGIAYQGDTTTGVTLYGSLNETRDHADLSEISRGEWKHLSQLAELRNFDVSPEECVPFGSPIYLKVRVHLKGDLPEFRISATIFRSDSVPVGSWFTAPLPGGTAGSDVEIILKFAEHRLAPGSYYFAVATGIGDNDSGHQDFDILSNIGHFQVSPEVSADGYLMTWAHNWGPIAFMRPSTASGNVENV; encoded by the coding sequence ATGTCGCTTCCCATCATCAGTGTCGAAAAGCTGTCGAAGGCGTACCGGATTGGCATCAGGGAGGAGGGGGCGACCACGCTTGCGGGAGCGGCGGTGGGGGCGCTGAAGTCTCCGTTCAAGAATTTCCGCAGGCTGCGTCGTCTGAACACGTTCGGCGAGGCGTCGGACGAGGCGGACACGCACTGGGCGCTGCGGGATGTGTCGTTCGAGGTGGCGGAAGGGGAGGTCGTGGGGATCATCGGCCGGAACGGGGCCGGGAAGAGCACGCTTCTGAAGCTGTTGAGCCGGATCACGGAGCCGACGAGCGGTCGGGCGGTTCTGCGAGGTCGGGTGTCGAGCCTTCTGGAGGTGGGGACCGGTTTTCACCCGGAGCTGACGGGCCGGGAGAACGTGTACCTCAACGGCACGATCCTGGGGATGACGAAGCGTGAGGTGGAGCGGAAGTTCGACGAGATCGTGGAGTTTTCGGGGATCGAGAAGTTCCTGGACACGCCGATCAAGCGGTATTCGAGCGGGATGACGGTGCGTCTGGCGTTTGCGGTGGCAGCCCACCTCGAATCCGAGATCCTGATTATCGATGAGGTTTTGGCAGTCGGCGATGTTGCGTTTCAACGGAAGTGCATGGGAAAGGTTCAGGAGATTGGCAAGAGTGGGCGTTCGATCCTCCTCGTCTCGCACAACATGGCGAGTGTGCAATCGTTAGCGACCTCATGCCTCGTGTTGAACAAGGGCGGGATTGCTTACCAAGGCGACACGACGACGGGCGTAACGCTCTACGGCTCGCTAAACGAGACCCGCGATCATGCAGATTTGAGCGAGATTTCGAGAGGGGAATGGAAGCACTTGTCACAGCTGGCGGAACTTAGAAATTTCGATGTTTCGCCAGAGGAATGTGTTCCATTTGGCTCGCCCATCTACCTAAAGGTACGCGTTCATTTGAAAGGCGATCTGCCGGAGTTCCGCATAAGTGCGACGATCTTCCGCAGTGATTCCGTACCGGTGGGCAGTTGGTTTACCGCGCCACTCCCCGGCGGTACAGCAGGTTCCGATGTCGAGATAATCCTCAAGTTCGCTGAGCACCGCCTTGCCCCCGGGTCGTACTACTTTGCGGTGGCAACAGGGATTGGTGACAACGACAGTGGCCATCAAGATTTCGACATCCTCTCGAACATCGGCCACTTCCAAGTGTCGCCAGAGGTCAGCGCCGATGGTTACCTGATGACTTGGGCTCACAATTGGGGACCGATTGCATTCATGAGGCCATCCACAGCCTCGGGGAATGTGGAGAACGTATGA
- a CDS encoding NAD-dependent epimerase/dehydratase family protein yields MSLAEDQPLGTTLLTGASGFLGTWIEKHLRERGTTVVRAPKASAAYSGSNGTGRAQFLGELASLLKETRPTCVVHAAGSASVPKSFADPECDFFGNVVLSQDLVNAVADDAPEAKLLLISSAAVYGQPETLPVGELCSLSPLSPYGLNKQLAETIVQNAARARGLRTAIVRVFSAYGDGLRKQVVWDIMEKAHRGPVIRLQGTGSESRDFIHASDVARAVEAVVTNGQMQGEAYNVASGEETTIATLAGLLVRELPSPIDVQFDGKIPSGTPCRWQADIGLVRSLGFRPAVPLEEGVKQFVRWYRSAAVHV; encoded by the coding sequence ATGTCGCTGGCCGAAGATCAACCGCTGGGCACGACCCTGTTGACCGGAGCTTCCGGTTTCCTGGGGACGTGGATCGAGAAGCACCTCCGCGAGCGCGGAACGACCGTGGTCCGCGCTCCGAAGGCGAGCGCCGCCTACAGTGGATCGAACGGGACGGGACGGGCGCAGTTTCTCGGCGAACTGGCGAGCCTGCTCAAGGAGACTCGGCCGACCTGCGTCGTGCATGCCGCGGGGAGCGCTTCGGTTCCGAAGTCGTTTGCCGATCCAGAGTGCGACTTCTTCGGGAACGTGGTGCTGAGCCAGGACCTGGTGAACGCGGTGGCCGACGATGCGCCGGAAGCGAAGCTGCTGCTGATTTCGAGTGCGGCGGTGTATGGTCAGCCGGAGACGCTGCCGGTGGGGGAACTCTGTTCCCTGTCGCCGCTGTCACCGTATGGGCTCAACAAGCAACTGGCGGAAACGATCGTGCAGAACGCGGCCCGGGCCCGAGGGCTGCGGACGGCCATTGTGCGGGTATTTTCCGCCTATGGCGACGGGCTGCGGAAGCAGGTGGTGTGGGACATCATGGAGAAGGCTCATCGCGGGCCGGTGATCCGCCTGCAGGGAACCGGGAGCGAATCGCGGGATTTCATCCACGCGAGTGACGTGGCCCGTGCAGTCGAGGCGGTGGTTACGAACGGACAGATGCAGGGGGAGGCTTACAACGTGGCGAGCGGCGAAGAGACGACGATCGCCACGCTGGCTGGGCTGCTCGTTCGCGAACTTCCGAGCCCGATCGATGTGCAGTTCGACGGGAAAATTCCTTCGGGGACGCCGTGTCGGTGGCAGGCGGATATCGGGCTGGTGCGGTCGCTGGGATTCCGGCCGGCCGTTCCGCTGGAAGAGGGAGTGAAGCAGTTCGTCCGCTGGTATCGGAGTGCGGCAGTTCACGTATGA
- a CDS encoding class I SAM-dependent methyltransferase, with protein sequence MSDLKVSDLQAAADYSLHYRTWHNETPEHAQMMANGYKAILKGRIPEKAEGAAIDIGCGMGFMLLALQQLGYKDVVGIDVDPQQVAAARRAGLNAQVVEDSLAYLESRPGKFSLVTMFDVFEHIPVSCHIPMARAIYNALRPGGAFVLQVPNANSPVAARYRYIDHTHHCSFTEHSLSYVLRNASFSDIVIDGYSPALRPSLRIWRSDVRKHFTLSLKRWVVFKLWRWLYEVEIGPVDDLSRISFSPNVLCRAVRS encoded by the coding sequence ATGAGCGACCTGAAGGTGTCTGACTTGCAAGCCGCGGCGGATTACTCTCTCCATTACCGGACTTGGCACAACGAGACGCCCGAACACGCACAGATGATGGCGAACGGGTACAAGGCCATCTTGAAGGGACGAATTCCTGAGAAGGCGGAAGGTGCGGCGATCGACATCGGCTGCGGAATGGGATTTATGCTACTTGCCCTGCAGCAGTTGGGGTACAAGGATGTCGTCGGGATTGATGTCGACCCCCAGCAAGTGGCCGCGGCCAGGCGAGCGGGCCTGAATGCTCAAGTCGTGGAAGATTCGCTTGCTTATCTGGAGTCGAGGCCCGGCAAGTTCTCGCTGGTCACGATGTTTGATGTGTTCGAGCACATTCCCGTTAGCTGCCATATTCCAATGGCCAGGGCGATCTACAACGCATTGCGCCCAGGAGGGGCGTTCGTGTTGCAAGTGCCTAACGCAAATTCGCCCGTCGCGGCGCGGTATCGCTATATCGATCACACACACCACTGCAGCTTCACCGAACACTCGCTCTCGTATGTCCTACGGAACGCCTCGTTCTCTGACATTGTCATTGACGGTTACAGTCCAGCACTAAGGCCGTCGTTACGAATATGGCGATCTGACGTGCGCAAGCATTTCACTCTGAGCTTGAAGCGATGGGTGGTTTTTAAGCTTTGGCGTTGGCTATATGAGGTTGAGATAGGTCCGGTTGACGACCTGTCGAGAATCTCGTTCTCGCCAAACGTCTTGTGCCGCGCCGTGAGATCGTGA
- a CDS encoding glycosyltransferase family 4 protein — MSGHRIGVVLQGGAQWVGGLEYTRNLILAISSAARELSSPVSMSLLHRPGETGNVEAFKSIPDVSLMPEDLSVDHLLSVRIARKLGLRVRNKGLAAVSKREGFRFVFPFDGTRDDAGTDSAAWIPDLQHFRLPQYFEAHELRLRDWGMKRIADNAPMIIVSSEAVKKDLEAFSPGVAPKVRVVRFRVSVPKETFSRSPAETVAKYHLPERFLLVSNQFWVHKNHLGLLEALKIAVERRPGICVAMTGRLHDARRPAYGDEVLSAVQRLGLHANVRLLGLIPKSDQLQLLRGCCGLVQPSLFEGWNTGVEEARALGKVIVASDIAVHREQAAPECVYFDPSLPQDFADQLLRVFDSQAPLSVEGEQAAVDAYRRLVVEYGKEFLGLSGLGVA; from the coding sequence ATGAGTGGTCATCGCATTGGAGTCGTGCTGCAGGGGGGAGCGCAGTGGGTGGGAGGTCTGGAGTACACCCGGAACCTGATCCTGGCGATCTCTTCGGCGGCGCGGGAATTGAGCTCGCCGGTTTCGATGTCGCTGCTGCACAGGCCGGGGGAGACGGGAAACGTCGAGGCGTTCAAGTCGATTCCCGACGTGAGCCTGATGCCGGAAGACCTGTCGGTCGATCACCTGTTAAGCGTGCGGATCGCGAGGAAGCTGGGCTTGCGCGTCCGAAACAAGGGGCTGGCGGCGGTCTCGAAGCGGGAGGGATTCCGGTTCGTGTTTCCGTTCGACGGAACTCGCGACGACGCGGGAACGGACTCGGCAGCGTGGATTCCGGACCTGCAGCATTTCCGTCTCCCGCAATACTTCGAAGCTCATGAACTGCGACTGCGGGACTGGGGAATGAAGCGGATCGCGGACAACGCTCCGATGATCATTGTTTCGAGCGAAGCGGTGAAGAAGGACCTCGAAGCGTTTTCGCCGGGGGTGGCCCCGAAGGTGCGCGTGGTGCGGTTCCGGGTGAGTGTCCCGAAAGAGACGTTTTCGCGATCACCGGCCGAAACGGTGGCGAAGTATCACCTTCCGGAGCGGTTCCTGCTGGTGTCGAACCAGTTCTGGGTGCACAAGAACCATCTGGGACTGCTCGAGGCGCTGAAGATCGCGGTGGAGCGGAGGCCGGGGATCTGCGTGGCGATGACGGGGCGTCTGCATGATGCTCGCCGGCCGGCCTATGGGGACGAGGTGCTTTCGGCCGTGCAGCGGCTGGGGCTGCATGCGAACGTGCGGTTGCTGGGGCTGATTCCGAAGAGCGACCAGTTGCAGCTCCTGCGGGGTTGCTGCGGACTGGTTCAGCCGTCGCTGTTCGAGGGTTGGAATACGGGCGTGGAAGAGGCGCGGGCGCTCGGCAAGGTGATCGTGGCATCGGACATTGCGGTGCATCGTGAACAGGCGGCGCCGGAGTGTGTGTATTTCGATCCGTCGTTGCCGCAGGACTTCGCGGACCAGCTTCTCCGGGTTTTTGATTCGCAGGCGCCGCTGTCGGTCGAGGGGGAGCAAGCGGCGGTGGACGCATATCGGCGGCTGGTGGTTGAGTACGGCAAAGAGTTTCTGGGGTTGAGTGGACTTGGCGTGGCCTGA
- a CDS encoding HAD family hydrolase produces the protein MPRREIVIRPSTRIASFDVFDTVLVRRVSVPSTLFDEIVSGSKLSGNADVGREFARRRKEAEAAASAETGGNPTLAEIYRVLQAATGLSDSERESLLRAEIEVESQSIFANPVAMKLIQDERRRGAHVVFVSDMYLPKNDIAQMLRKAGAMLETDELFVSADQGKTKASGELFDVVLEHCGVRAGSVVHYGDNLHSDVLMPSKKGIKAVHVADALLNGLEAAMGRGGDVELLSSILAGVSRRVRLGGPHDTRQRILWDTGASGVAPVLTLYTEWVLETAKRLGLQRLYFVARDGYLLYRIAKVLEGKRKYGLDLRYLYGSREAWHLAAINDHWDESPSWMLDRASGLTLARALERVGVSVEQIRGECEGAQPGEWWHQPIDDESLSVLKSILLRRNVQEHILEAAHRRRASVEGYLKQEGLEDGERCAVVDLGWHARLQASLKRLLTPLAGERLQGLYCGLQAIHEDAGECDAFLFNPRDLRVLSSYPFLPQVMEMFGTAPHGSTKGYERVDGIVRPILGDSSRLQSWGIQTVHSAVDEFARAYAECGRREWDPDACKTVVGNIVEHWWKYLDYGQAAVWGEFPFSDCQIGKTVRPVGVPYSVSEIATIATGIGGTDSRDHLVWERASLAMTSRAGRALWKCASAIRRVRLAVRWRLGWR, from the coding sequence GTGCCGCGCCGTGAGATCGTGATTCGGCCCAGCACACGCATCGCGTCGTTTGACGTCTTCGATACCGTTCTTGTGCGCCGAGTTTCGGTGCCATCGACGTTGTTTGACGAGATTGTCTCGGGTAGCAAGCTGTCGGGTAACGCGGATGTCGGACGCGAGTTCGCAAGACGCCGTAAGGAGGCTGAAGCGGCCGCTTCCGCAGAAACCGGTGGCAACCCGACGCTCGCAGAAATCTATCGCGTGCTTCAAGCCGCGACCGGCTTGAGCGATAGCGAACGCGAGAGTTTGCTTCGCGCTGAGATCGAGGTTGAGTCGCAATCAATATTTGCGAATCCTGTGGCGATGAAGCTGATTCAGGATGAGCGCCGAAGGGGCGCACACGTTGTGTTCGTGTCGGATATGTACTTGCCCAAGAACGACATTGCCCAAATGCTGCGAAAAGCGGGAGCGATGCTTGAGACCGACGAGTTGTTCGTAAGTGCAGATCAAGGGAAGACGAAGGCCAGTGGCGAACTGTTTGATGTCGTCTTGGAGCATTGTGGTGTACGAGCCGGATCAGTCGTGCATTACGGCGACAATCTACATTCCGACGTTCTGATGCCGTCAAAGAAGGGGATCAAGGCCGTACACGTTGCTGACGCACTCCTGAACGGGTTGGAAGCGGCAATGGGGCGGGGCGGCGACGTTGAACTGCTTTCATCAATCTTGGCCGGTGTAAGCAGGCGCGTTCGCTTAGGTGGCCCGCATGATACGCGGCAGCGAATTCTGTGGGACACGGGCGCGAGCGGCGTGGCACCGGTGTTGACGCTTTACACCGAATGGGTCTTGGAAACGGCAAAACGTCTGGGACTTCAGCGCCTGTATTTTGTGGCTCGTGATGGGTACCTACTGTACCGCATTGCCAAAGTGTTGGAGGGCAAAAGGAAGTACGGCCTAGATCTAAGGTATCTGTACGGTAGTCGAGAAGCGTGGCATCTAGCAGCAATCAATGACCATTGGGACGAGTCACCAAGTTGGATGCTGGATCGGGCGTCAGGGCTGACGCTAGCGCGGGCACTTGAGCGGGTAGGGGTGAGTGTCGAACAGATTCGAGGCGAGTGTGAGGGCGCGCAGCCTGGGGAATGGTGGCATCAACCGATTGACGATGAGTCGCTAAGTGTGCTGAAGAGCATTCTGCTCCGGAGGAATGTGCAGGAGCACATCCTAGAAGCAGCTCACAGAAGGCGCGCGAGTGTCGAAGGATATCTGAAGCAAGAAGGTTTGGAGGACGGGGAGCGATGTGCTGTTGTGGACTTGGGTTGGCATGCACGTCTACAGGCATCGTTGAAACGGTTGTTGACCCCTCTGGCCGGTGAGAGGCTGCAAGGGTTGTATTGCGGATTGCAGGCGATTCACGAAGATGCTGGTGAGTGCGACGCATTTCTTTTTAATCCGCGCGATCTTCGTGTGTTGAGCTCCTACCCATTCCTGCCTCAAGTGATGGAGATGTTTGGGACGGCTCCTCATGGCTCCACGAAGGGCTATGAAAGGGTCGACGGGATAGTCCGCCCAATACTTGGGGATAGTTCACGGTTGCAGTCGTGGGGGATACAAACGGTTCATTCAGCAGTGGATGAATTTGCTCGGGCTTATGCGGAATGCGGCAGGCGTGAATGGGACCCAGACGCGTGTAAGACGGTCGTTGGAAATATTGTGGAGCATTGGTGGAAATACCTGGACTACGGGCAAGCGGCGGTGTGGGGTGAATTTCCCTTCTCCGACTGCCAAATCGGCAAGACAGTGCGGCCGGTAGGCGTTCCCTACTCGGTGTCAGAGATCGCGACGATTGCCACTGGGATTGGGGGCACTGACTCGCGCGACCATCTTGTGTGGGAGCGTGCGTCATTGGCGATGACCAGCAGGGCGGGAAGAGCGCTGTGGAAGTGTGCAAGTGCGATTCGTCGAGTACGTCTCGCAGTCAGATGGCGGTTGGGCTGGAGATAG
- a CDS encoding ABC transporter permease — protein MRRPLLLAASLSPAVTECPQSDARTISLDPNSHVVIQELPEIAVSAPVPDGKSSAVDTRYEVVIGAPRRFGAADLHELWSYRDLLTLLTWRTVRVRYAQSAVGLGWALIQPLFQMVIFTLLFGRLANLQSDGVSYAAFSLVGLIPWTYFANAVQGGAGTLVTNAAMISKVYFPRLVLPMTEVGAKLFDFLIALVVGLGVILMLGAAPNWGVLMLPYLVLLMTVTALGVSLWLATLAVQYRDINHAMGFLVQLMLYANPVIYSTSMIPESWTLPGGWTIWPRAVFALNPMVGVIEGFRSALLGTRPMPFGWIALGTVTSLITLVTGLRYFRRRERLIADVT, from the coding sequence TTGCGGCGACCGCTGCTCCTGGCCGCCTCGCTCTCGCCGGCCGTGACGGAGTGTCCGCAGTCGGATGCTCGGACGATCTCACTGGACCCGAACTCTCACGTGGTCATTCAAGAGCTGCCTGAAATCGCCGTGTCCGCGCCGGTTCCTGATGGGAAATCGAGCGCTGTCGACACCCGCTATGAAGTCGTCATTGGTGCGCCGCGGCGTTTCGGTGCGGCTGACCTCCACGAACTGTGGTCTTACAGGGACCTGTTGACGCTGCTGACGTGGCGCACGGTCCGTGTGCGTTACGCACAGAGTGCGGTGGGACTGGGCTGGGCGCTGATCCAGCCGCTGTTCCAGATGGTGATCTTCACGCTGCTGTTCGGTCGCCTGGCCAACCTGCAATCGGACGGGGTTTCCTACGCCGCGTTCAGCCTGGTCGGCCTGATTCCGTGGACGTATTTCGCGAACGCCGTCCAGGGGGGAGCGGGAACGCTTGTCACGAACGCGGCGATGATTTCGAAGGTATATTTTCCCCGACTCGTCCTGCCGATGACGGAGGTGGGGGCGAAGCTGTTCGACTTCCTGATTGCGCTGGTGGTTGGACTGGGGGTGATCCTGATGCTGGGCGCCGCGCCGAACTGGGGCGTGCTCATGCTGCCCTACCTGGTGCTGCTGATGACCGTGACGGCGCTGGGCGTGTCGCTGTGGCTGGCGACCCTGGCCGTGCAATACCGGGACATCAATCATGCCATGGGGTTCCTGGTGCAGCTGATGCTGTATGCGAACCCGGTCATCTACTCGACTTCGATGATTCCGGAGTCGTGGACCCTTCCAGGGGGATGGACGATCTGGCCGAGGGCGGTGTTCGCGCTGAACCCGATGGTGGGGGTGATCGAGGGATTCCGGTCGGCACTGCTGGGAACGCGTCCGATGCCGTTCGGCTGGATCGCACTCGGGACGGTGACGTCGCTGATCACCCTGGTCACGGGCCTGAGGTACTTCCGACGGCGAGAGCGACTGATCGCCGACGTGACCTAG
- a CDS encoding glycosyltransferase family 4 protein, with product MNAAALSASGSSAAAPATRARLLFINRSYWPDTEATGQLLTELCEDLASTGEFDVHVLCGQPNHVSIKGEQVDQDAVHHCGVTIHRARHLQFAKKSMAGKLLNLMSFTVAAWRTSARLPRPDIVVTETDPFFVGLLGRRLQKRLGCRFIAYLQDIYPDIAVACGKAREGFLIGRLRSALFGAYSKADRVVVLSRDMKRRCIANGVSDDRIEIIPNWSDVTALYPVKVNNAFRKEHGLEGKVVVMYSGNMGVPHLLEPILDAAEGLAGDESVVFYFVGGGVQKETLQASAERRRLSNVKFLPYQPKASLSQSLSAADIQIVSVKPGVISCLMPSKVYGVLAAGCAVLGIAPPDSELGEMIVEFRFGKVCDPASPSLCRDLVDAIQAIRELNDPSLAERGHRFVTENASRRSQVTRFHELLRSLVHSPAASFPLKTSSTR from the coding sequence ATGAACGCGGCAGCTCTCAGCGCGAGCGGGAGTTCGGCTGCGGCCCCCGCAACCAGGGCTCGCCTGCTCTTCATCAACCGGTCGTACTGGCCCGATACCGAGGCAACGGGGCAGCTGCTCACCGAACTGTGCGAGGATCTCGCGTCGACCGGCGAGTTCGACGTTCATGTGCTTTGCGGTCAGCCCAACCATGTGTCGATCAAGGGAGAACAGGTCGATCAGGATGCGGTTCATCATTGCGGGGTAACGATTCATCGAGCCCGCCATCTGCAGTTCGCCAAGAAGTCGATGGCCGGCAAACTGCTGAATCTGATGAGCTTCACGGTCGCCGCATGGCGGACTTCGGCGCGACTTCCCCGGCCCGACATCGTCGTCACCGAAACAGATCCCTTTTTCGTGGGACTGCTCGGCCGGCGTCTTCAGAAGCGACTTGGCTGCCGATTTATCGCGTACCTGCAGGACATTTATCCCGACATCGCCGTTGCCTGCGGGAAGGCCCGTGAAGGGTTTCTGATCGGCCGACTTCGATCAGCGCTGTTCGGAGCCTATTCGAAGGCGGATCGGGTCGTCGTCCTCAGCCGGGACATGAAGCGGCGCTGCATTGCCAACGGAGTTTCGGATGACCGGATCGAGATCATTCCGAACTGGTCTGACGTGACGGCGCTTTACCCGGTCAAAGTAAACAATGCGTTCCGGAAGGAGCACGGCCTCGAGGGGAAGGTCGTGGTGATGTACTCCGGAAATATGGGGGTACCGCACCTGCTGGAACCGATTCTTGATGCGGCAGAGGGGCTCGCCGGCGATGAATCCGTGGTGTTCTATTTCGTTGGCGGCGGCGTCCAGAAGGAGACGCTCCAGGCATCCGCCGAGCGAAGGCGACTGTCGAACGTGAAGTTTCTGCCCTACCAGCCGAAGGCATCACTTTCCCAGAGCCTGAGCGCGGCAGACATCCAGATCGTGTCGGTCAAACCGGGCGTCATTTCCTGCCTGATGCCGAGCAAGGTGTACGGCGTGCTGGCGGCCGGTTGCGCCGTGCTGGGGATCGCGCCTCCCGATTCCGAACTCGGAGAGATGATCGTCGAATTCCGGTTCGGCAAAGTCTGCGATCCGGCGAGCCCGTCCCTCTGCAGGGACCTTGTCGACGCCATCCAGGCAATTCGCGAGTTGAACGACCCGAGCCTTGCGGAACGCGGCCACCGGTTCGTCACCGAGAACGCGTCCCGCCGAAGCCAGGTCACGCGGTTTCACGAACTGCTGCGATCACTTGTTCATTCGCCAGCGGCCTCCTTCCCCCTCAAGACAAGCTCCACACGCTGA